The Epinephelus lanceolatus isolate andai-2023 chromosome 12, ASM4190304v1, whole genome shotgun sequence genome segment TTTCAGCCACAGTAACATATCAAGAAAACCAACACATGTATACAACATGTATCTGACAACAAATATTAGAAACATCTGTATTCACTGGGTTGTGCtacaaaaaatgtgaaaatattaaaacctTGTCCTTTTTTGTCGCATGTGACcaggaaaaacaaataaaaatagttACATTATTATAGAAATAATTATCACAATCATGCACTTTGACTGTAAAAAGTAAACATTTGTCTCAAAACCCACATCTGGGATGTTTAAGTATGAAACCTCTGTTAAAACAGATTCTGGTCCATTCTGCTCAAAGTTAGAAAACATAAATTatttacagtgtaaaaatacatcTTACTGTCACACAGTGTCGGTCCTTGTATCAAGAACTCTGTCAGTTTGTGAGTGAGACCAAATAAAAAAGGATAACAGACAATAATGAGGAAACAGTGGACACACAATTTATAAAATCACATAAATCAGGTGACGGTGCAGAAAACTGTAACAGCCGTCACAACAGTAAAACCACCTTACCACCAGaatttaaagggtcagttcatccaagtcacaaATACATTTACCTGCAGTTAGCAATATCTTGCCAAGTATGACTGGCGTCTGATTATCTCTGCTCCCATCTCAACAACAAAGCCTCTTTCCAAAAACAATGCACCAGTCAGCAGTTTACATTGGAAACAACGGTTAACAACAGAAATCTTGGCAACAACTGCTCTTAAAAGCTTGGCAAATAAAAGTGAATCTACAGTATCTGGATGATCACATATTATGAGGGATAAGTCAGAAAATTTGTGATGATTTGAGTGAACCGACCCTTTAAAAGTCAATGAAAAGCCTGAATTGAGTCTTAAGGCCCTGAAACACCAAGCCAACAGTCAGGCGTTGGTCAATGTTGGGGCCATTGGTGAACGTCTGTGGCCCTAATTTGCGGCAGCTTTCTTTCCTACCATTCAGCAAACTGAATCGATGTTGGCGAATGCGGAGCCCGTCGGTGAATGAAGtaactctgattggcagttctgCTCAGCACATgagcagagaaacagaagtgaggaaagtaaacaaagaactaaagtcaagaggcagtgagaccaaaacaaacttgttacttaagattatttttctttaggcattgagctctttagctaAAACAgtttgtgatggtttgtgttattgttcattggtgcacggtaaatatgctctgttctgtcAACACTGGTTTGTGttgctaatgtgctaactggctaactagcatccagacggtcttccggtttccctttttgaatgatgaatacagactaccgccgTCTGCtagtgtggagagttatttgcTGTCACGCATGCGCAGAAGGTTCATGCTGCTTGGTTGTTGGATGAAGTccttgcagtgtgttcatgcgCAACCTTAAGGCCAAGACACAGTCAACATGAGGCAATGCAGCAGAAGGTCTTTGTTGCTGCTAATTCTTtgaagtcggtttggtgtgtctgggcctttatgTGTGAGGTTCTTACTGATCCAGCTGGACTGTCGATGTCACCTCAGATCTAAGACGAGATATTTGACTCTTTTCACTTGATTTTTAGAGGAACGTGGAAAAGTGAAGCCAGTGAAAGGACATGCTTCAGAAAGAAGTTCGCTTCAACTGAACGCAGTGGAATTATCGGTTACCACTTTTTTTTCACGTAGGAAGCGAAGATGTTTTAatgtataaatatttaaaaacattaaagtcttTGACACAATCATTTTATGGCTCCAGGTTGAGGCTGACACCTCAGATCCGATTAGACATCATCCTGGTGTTGAGTTTCAAAAAGAACGACCGCAGCTCGCACAACGGGCACTTtggcttcttcctcttctttttacCGCTCTTACCCTTCTTGTACACTCCATTATATTTtccctcctcgtcctcctcttcttccaccCAAGGTTCCCAGGCTCCACTGTGCTGGCTGGGATCGGCCCGAGGGTCGTCAGGAGGAAAATAAACCGGCACGGCTGTTCGGTTGTAGTAGGCGAGTCGGGCCATCAGCTGCTGGACCACATCTGGTCTCTGGTCTGCCAGGTCCTGCCGCTCACACGGGTCGGCCGTGATGTTGAACAACCAGATGTTCTTGAGCGTGGAGGATTTGGGTCTCGATGAGACAGCACGTTCAAGGTTCCACCAGCGACCAGGGAGAGTGGGAAGTACCTGAGGATCAAAATGTGCAGTTAGTTATGTTCTTCATGATCAGTTCAAACAGTAGAGTTAAAATAATCCTACTAAAATGGGTCTAAATGCGTTGCAGTACCTGTGGGGGGACCCAGTCTCCATGGCCTGGGTCTCCTGTTAGCAGCTTCCAGTCTCCAACTCTGATGGCAGCCTGGACCGATGCATCCCACACTGGCTGGAAACTTAACTGGGGCACCGGATGGGACATGTTCTGGTGTTGGAATAATGTCCGCCTGGACTTTGACTTTAAATGTACTTTGAGCTTTGTCTTGGATTTTGGTTGAGGTGGTCTTTCCCTGGACAGGTTCTGTTTCTGGGATATGTTGCGCCTGGATTTCGACTTTAAACGTGATTTGATATGAGGCTGAGTTTTAGGGTGAGATGTTCCTTTTGCTGATGGAGCACCGCTGTAGTGGGACTCCAGAGGAGGTTTGTAATGTGACTGTCTCTGCTTCTGAGGGTAAACTTTGGTGGTGGGTTTGGGTTTGGGTTTAGGTTTGGGTTTGAGTTTTGACTTTGGGAGGGGTTTAAGCTTCAGTTTGGGAAGTTTCTTGGATTTAGGTTTGGGATGAGGCTTAGCAGCAGGATGGGGAAATGTTGGAGGTTTCTTCAACTTGAATGCTGACTTCTGCTTTGGTTTCTGCATCAGGATCCTCTTATTCTTTGGATTCTTTGGGCCTTTGACTACTGATAAATCAAAGAGAAACAGGTTTGATGAATGAGGAATACACGCTTCTTTAACCTTCATTGATGTTGTACAAGATCCCTGGCAGatattgtttttacattattcAATTTTTATGTCACTTAGGTATCTGTAAGAGGTGCTACTGCTTACATGTCTTTATTCTATACATCCCTTTTTACCACCCCATTAACTTATCTTACCATACCATCTTCTCTTAGCACCAAATGTCTCTTTATTTGCTTTGACTTTTATATTACTTCAATTTTCCTGTCCTCCTTACGTATATTTAATTCTTTTCCTAGTTCTTTGCATTGTTTTCTTAAATTCTCACTCTGCAAGCATGTTTCAAGAGTATCTCCCTCCatggtgtttgcatgtgttaACAAGAAGAGCCTGTAGACATGCTAGTGGCTCTGTGACGTTCCATGTTTACCAcattcaccatcttagttttatgtatgagcatgctaacattagctaatttgcactaaacacaaagtacagctgaggcttaATACTATACGTTCTGCAGGTATCTGGTCATAAAGCAAAAtatgttgacctgatgatggtccTTGGTAAGAAGTTAAAGGAAATAATTCATACAAATATTTCTGTGAGAGTGGAAAAACAGATTATACTCATAAATAAGATGCACTGACACCTCGTAACCTGAGTACAGAAGTAGCTCTCTGAGTACACCAACTTCTGGTAGTTACCTAAGGGTTCCTCTGCGCTGACATCCCAGCTCATGGTTTGAGCGTGAGGTTTGTGCAGAGGGTCAATGTTGTGAAGGATCTCCTGACGAGGTGACTCCTTCCCTTCACTGATGGCGGGCCAAACATCAAAACCATCCAGCCCATGACTCTAAGAGGGAAATAAGTGCACTCATATCACAGAGAATAGACACATCAAGTCATATGCAGACTAATGAGAGAGCCCTTTTATGTGTGCAATTAAGTACTGTGGAACTCTGACAACAGTCTTACTTCATTTTACCACACAggaataaatgataataaatttCCTTTGGTAACAGACGCTACCGAGTTCCTGGATTAGTCAGATACTGTCTTGATTGTAGCCAAGATAGCCTTGTTTATCTGCTTTGGCAATGGAAACCTACTCACATACGATGCCAACAAAGCTATTTGGGAGCTGTACACACACTGCATTGACGTGCCAATAAAAGTAATATTTACGTCTGAACTAAAACACAAAGCGTCTATGTAGCCAGTTGTCTAGAAACACTGCACTTATCGTGATAGGTCAAGAGCACACTTATCTACATGATAGCAAATACAGACAGTTTTACAGGAGCACTGTAACCTGAACTTCGGAGGCCAAACTGAAGATTAATGTAGATGGAGCTCCTCATTCAGCTCCAACCATGACAACAAATAAACTCGTGCATGAACATGAAATCCGTGGGAGACACTGAGCGAGTCAAGTTACCACAGGACTCTAGCAGAGTAAAATTTGCTGAGACAACTAGGAAAACATACAGAATATAAATCCAGTGTACTCTGGACTGTCTTACAGTAAAGTGATTGCTTGTATCAGGAGCTTGGGTGGCTGCATCCCTAAAACTCGTCTGTTTTACAGCACAATAAAATGGTTAGTAATGCACTCAGTGAGAGTGCCTCTTCTGTGGTACCTACTCTCTTATACTGACAGGGATCAGAAAGCATCAAGTAGGAAAAAGGAgaaattgcaaaaatattgtTTCACTGACCTGGCTGGTGTTTCCCCCGGCCAGGCCCACCAGTGTGGGGAACCAGTCAGTGATGTGCATTAGAGCCTTGGAGACCCGTCTCCTGCGTTTTAACAGGGGGCTGTGCACGAACGCCACTCCACGGATTCCACCTTCCCAATACGTACCCTGGAAACACAGTCAGGAAGTTTAACAGTTTGTAATGCCATTCTCATTAGTATGGGGGTAGGATAATGTTACGGATATGTCCCCCTTCTGTTTTTGAAAATTATTCTATCCACACAACCTTCGTTTAACAAATTACACACCAGAACACAAGGATGACTCCAAACTCTTGCCCACGTAAGCTGTCTCCCGCAGTCTTCACTTGTTGCAAAGGTCGTAAAGTGCACAGACtattgttactttttaaaaacacctaTTGGAGATCTCATTACCATTGTTTTTCCTTTGATACAAGTATGAAGGAGCTCACTCCTAGATAAAAGTAATGCTCTGGACACGCGCGCTCGTCAACAACAATCTCACTCTCAAAACTGTCCTGCTATTTGATTGTTCAACCAGTCCTGATGACCCAAAACTGTCCTTTCTGTCAGACTTTAAACCACAGAGGCCGAGGCAAAGCAAATAACACAAGGTGCAGCAGATGCCTCCCTTTGTCTGTGAGGTGGTGCAGCAGTCCTAACTTTTAGTGTAAAGTAGTCTTtagaccaggggtgtcaaaattcttttagttcatgggcca includes the following:
- the LOC117271660 gene encoding arylsulfatase I-like isoform X1, whose amino-acid sequence is MQAAAAALTVLSVFFSLDCLCAQRTKPIQNEKNAQNDETEPKKNQPHIIFILTDDQGFNDIGYHNPTIKTPTLDKLAAEGVTLENYYVQPICTPSRSQLITGRYQIHTGLQHSIIRPSQPSCLPSHMDTLPERLRDAGYTTHMVGKWHLGFYRKACLPTRKGFDTFFGSLTGSVDYYSYGSCDGPGLCGYDLHDDEGVAWGQEGKYSTTLFTQRARKILESHDPTGRPLFLLLSLQAVHTPLQTPKSYIYPYRDMANVARRKFAAMVSTVDEAVRNVTYALRKYGYYRNSVIIFSTDNGAQPFTGGSNWPLRGRKGTYWEGGIRGVAFVHSPLLKRRRRVSKALMHITDWFPTLVGLAGGNTSQSHGLDGFDVWPAISEGKESPRQEILHNIDPLHKPHAQTMSWDVSAEEPLVVKGPKNPKNKRILMQKPKQKSAFKLKKPPTFPHPAAKPHPKPKSKKLPKLKLKPLPKSKLKPKPKPKPKPTTKVYPQKQRQSHYKPPLESHYSGAPSAKGTSHPKTQPHIKSRLKSKSRRNISQKQNLSRERPPQPKSKTKLKVHLKSKSRRTLFQHQNMSHPVPQLSFQPVWDASVQAAIRVGDWKLLTGDPGHGDWVPPQVLPTLPGRWWNLERAVSSRPKSSTLKNIWLFNITADPCERQDLADQRPDVVQQLMARLAYYNRTAVPVYFPPDDPRADPSQHSGAWEPWVEEEEDEEGKYNGVYKKGKSGKKKRKKPKCPLCELRSFFLKLNTRMMSNRI
- the LOC117271660 gene encoding arylsulfatase I-like isoform X2; amino-acid sequence: MQAAAAALTVLSVFFSLDCLCAQRTKPIQNEKNAQNDETEPKKNQPHIIFILTDDQGFNDIGYHNPTIKTPTLDKLAAEGVTLENYYVQPICTPSRSQLITGRYQIHTGLQHSIIRPSQPSCLPSHMDTLPERLRDAGYTTHMVGKWHLGFYRKACLPTRKGFDTFFGSLTGSVDYYSYGSCDGPGLCGYDLHDDEGVAWGQEGKYSTTLFTQRARKILESHDPTGRPLFLLLSLQAVHTPLQTPKSYIYPYRDMANVARRKFAAMVSTVDEAVRNVTYALRKYGYYRNSVIIFSTDNGAQPFTGGSNWPLRGRKGTYWEGGIRGVAFVHSPLLKRRRRVSKALMHITDWFPTLVGLAGGNTSQSHGLDGFDVWPAISEGKESPRQEILHNIDPLHKPHAQTMSWDVSAEEPLVKGPKNPKNKRILMQKPKQKSAFKLKKPPTFPHPAAKPHPKPKSKKLPKLKLKPLPKSKLKPKPKPKPKPTTKVYPQKQRQSHYKPPLESHYSGAPSAKGTSHPKTQPHIKSRLKSKSRRNISQKQNLSRERPPQPKSKTKLKVHLKSKSRRTLFQHQNMSHPVPQLSFQPVWDASVQAAIRVGDWKLLTGDPGHGDWVPPQVLPTLPGRWWNLERAVSSRPKSSTLKNIWLFNITADPCERQDLADQRPDVVQQLMARLAYYNRTAVPVYFPPDDPRADPSQHSGAWEPWVEEEEDEEGKYNGVYKKGKSGKKKRKKPKCPLCELRSFFLKLNTRMMSNRI